In the Mya arenaria isolate MELC-2E11 chromosome 11, ASM2691426v1 genome, one interval contains:
- the LOC128208371 gene encoding uncharacterized protein LOC128208371: MAVWGEVIPINAETPTFVKANTPTIVKADTPKFVKANTPTFVKADTPTFVKANTLTFINADTPTFVKVDTPTFVKANTPTFVKADTPTFVKADTPTMVKADTTTFVKADIPTFVKVETPTFVKAEIPTFDKADTPTFVKADTPTFVKADIPTFVKADTPTIVKADYPTFVKADTPTFVKADIPTFVKADTPIFVKADTPTFVKADIPTFVKADTPTIVKADTPTFIKANTTTFIKADTPTFVKANTPTFIKADTSTYVMADTPTIVNADTPTFVKADIPTFVKADIPTFVKADTPTFVKAHLPTFVKTDTPTFVKADTPTFVKADTPTFVKADLPTFVKADTQTFVKANCEISSCKLSTCQFKVLKYNSVPISPII; the protein is encoded by the exons ATGGCTGTCTGGGGAGAGGTTATTCCGA TCAATGCGGAGACCCCAACATTCGTCAAGGCGAATACCCCAACAATTGTCAAGGCGGATACCCCAAAATTCGTCAAGGCGAATACCCCAACATTCGTCAAGGCGGATACCCCAACATTCGTCAAGGCAAATACCCTAACATTTATCAATGCGGATACCCCAACATTCGTCAAGGTGGATACCCCAACATTCGTCAAGGCGAATACCCCAACATTCGTCAAGGCGGATACCCCAACATTCGTCAAGGCGGATACCCCAACAATGGTCAAGGCGGATACCACAACATTCGTCAAGGCGGATATCCCAACATTCGTCAAGGTGGAAACCCCTACATTCGTCAAGGCGGAAATCCCAACATTCGACAAGGCGGATACCCCAACATTCGTCAAGGCGGATACCCCAACATTCGTCAAGGCGGATATCCCAACATTCGTCAAGGCGGATACCCCAACAATTGTCAAGGCGGATTACCCAACATTTGTCAAGGCGGATACCCCAACATTCGTCAAGGCGGATATCCCAACATTCGTCAAGGCGGATACCCCAATATTTGTCAAGGCGGATACCCCAACATTCGTCAAGGCGGATATCCCAACATTCGTCAAGGCGGATACCCCAACAATTGTCAAGGCGGATACCCCAACATTCATCAAGGCGAATACCACAACATTCATCAAGGCGGATACCCCAACATTCGTCAAGGCAAATACCCCAACATTCATCAAGGCGGATACCTCAACATACGTCATGGCGGATACCCCAACAATTGTCAATGCGGATACCCCAACATTCGTCAAGGCGGATATCCCAACATTCGTTAAGGCGGATATCCCAACATTTGTCAAGGCGGATACCCCAACATTCGTCAAGGCGCATCTTCCAACATTTGTCAAGACGGATACCCCAACATTCGTCAAGGCGGATACCCCAACATTCGTCAAGGCGGATACCCCAACATTCGTCAAGGCGGATCTTCCAACATTTGTTAAGGCGGATACCCAAACATTTGTCAAGGCGAATTGTGAGATAAGTTCATGCAAATTATCGACGTGTCAATtcaaagttttgaaatataatagtGTTCCTATATCGCCaatcatttaa